Proteins encoded together in one Lathyrus oleraceus cultivar Zhongwan6 chromosome 5, CAAS_Psat_ZW6_1.0, whole genome shotgun sequence window:
- the LOC127082648 gene encoding uncharacterized protein LOC127082648 — protein MAVENNFVQPVILMFDGHYDHWFMLMENFLRSKEYWSLVQTGVPDAAKGVELTAVQQKSIADQKLKDLKKYQGSTRVKRAQPQTLRKEFEILHMKEGESVDAYFARTLTIANKMKIHGENMQQVVIIEKILRSMTSRFDYVVCSIEESNNLDTLTIDELQSSLLVHEQRMNGHGGDEQALKVAYDDRTGGIGGGRARRAFRGRGRQAFNKAIIECYKCHQ, from the exons ATGGCGGTTGAAAATAACTTTGTTCAACCTGTAATTCTTATGTTTGATGGTCATTACGATCATTGGTTCATGCTTATGGAAAATTTTCTTCGCTCAAAGGAGTATTGGAGTTTGGTGCAAACTGGAGTCCCTGATGCAGCAAAAGGAGTGGAGTTAACTGCAGTACAACAAAAATCAATTGCAGACCAGAAGCTAAAAGATTTAAAG AAGTACCAGGGTTCCACAAGAGTCAAAAGAGCACAGCCCCAAACTCTTCGGAAGGAGTTTGAGATTCTACATATGAAAGAGGGTGAGAGTGTTGATGCGTACTTCGCTCGAACACTCACCATAGCAAACAAGATGAAGATTCATGGTGAAAATATGCAGCAAGTGGTAATCATTGAAAAGATCCTGAGATCAATGACTTCAAGGTTCGATTATGTTGTGTGTTCAATTGAGGAGTCTAATAACCTAGACACCTTAACTATTGATGAGTTGCAGAGTAGTTTGTTGGTACATGAGCAAAGGATGAACGGGCATGGAGGAGATGAGCAAGCATTAAAAGTGGCCTACGATGATAGAACTGGTGGAATAGGAGGCGGTCGAGCTCGCAGAGCTTTTCGAGGAAGAGGCAGACAAGCATTCAACAAGGCTATAATTGAGTGTTATAAGTGCCATCAATAG